CGCGAGGTGGCTACTGCCAGGCGGGGCACATGGCGATTCCATTGCGTGTACATCATCACATACAGTCCGTCCTCTGTCACGGCAACTCGCGGGTCTTCGCAACCGCCCGGCCATTCCAGTTCCTTTTGCGAATCATTGTCCGGGTAGAACACCGGCGATTTTTCGCGTTGGAAATGTATGCCATCGGTAGAAGTAGCATAGCCGAGACGGGAAGTGCGGTGACCGATGCCCACACCGGATTTATCTTCCGCACGATACAATACGACAATCTCTCCATTGTAGAGCGTGGCTGCCGGATTGAAAGTGTCATTCGACTCCCAGGCAATGGAATCTTTTGCCAACGGACAATAAAACTTGGTGTTTTCTATGGGAGATATTACAGGATTGACGCTCTTCGGACGTTCGAAACCACCGAAAGCCCAATCGGGTAATTTGTTCTCTTTGTTATTGGAAGACTGTCCGTAGGCGGTACAGACCATTATTGTTGTAGCAAGTAGAAATAAAAAGGTTGATTTCATAATTTATTAATTGGATTTATGAGGACAATTATTCCTCTACATATGAATTGAAAAATAATAAAATGCTGTCATCTGTCACATAATTAGATGCAAGTGTTTGATAATACATGAGTTATAGTGTGACAGCATGATGTGATAGCAGTGTGACGACAACTCTTGCTGTCACCATGAGTATGCTTGCCGGAAAAGAATTGTTTCCTTATTTGAAACCATAGTTTCAACGGCGAGAAACTTTAGTTTCATCGGTGGGAAACTTTAGTTTCAAAGGCTTGAAACTTTAGTTCCATCAGTTAGAAACTTTGGTTTCTATTGCTTGAAACTCTTGTTTCAGCAGCATGAAACTACTGGTTTCATACGGTGAAACCAAAAGTTTCAAGGCATGGAACCATTGGTTTCACCGTATGAAGCAATTATCTTATAGGCAAGAGTGGGGTAGGAACTACCGGATACTGTTCAACAAATCCACCTTTCCCTCGTTGACAAGCTTTAGGATTAACTCACCGAACAGTGTATTTTGCCATGCAAACCAGGAGCGGGTGAAGTTTTTCGGGTCGTTCTTGTGGAAAGATTCGTGCATGAAGCCTGTTCCGGCATCCGTATCCATCAGCATTTTGATGCAAGTCTTGATTTCCGCGTCGTTTTGGCTGGTGAATGCTTTCATCATAATGCTCATCGGCCAAATCATGTCATATCCGATATGCGGTCCGCCGATACCTTCTCCGGCAGTACCTTTGAAGAAATAAGGATTATCCTCACTCCATACAAATTTGCGGGTATTCTGATAAATCGGGTCGGTTACTTTCACATCTCCCAGATAAGGCAGGGCGATAAGGCTCGGCACATTGGCATCATCCATTAACAGTTGATTGCCGAAACCATCCACTTCGAAAGCATAGATTTTACCATACTTCGGGTGGTTGTAAACAGCATATTTCTTCAAGGCTTTTTCCACTTCGTCCGCAAGTACGGTGCATTGCTTCGCTAAATCCGGCTTCTTATTGACCGTAGTCAGAATCTCGGCAGCTTTGCGAAGCGAAGTGACAGCGAAAAAGTTGGACGGAACAAGGAACTGGAAAGTAGTGGCATCGTCGGAAGGACGGAAAGCGGAAGCAATCAGTCCGACAGGTTTCACCGGGTTGCCCCAGCCGTCGTTAGTCATGGTGTCGAGTGCACGTTCCGTTTTGCGTTGGAAACGGTAAGGGCCTTTGGCGTCGTCCTTGCGTTGCTGTTCTTTAAACGTTTTCAGGACGTTGGCAATGGCTGCAAGCCATTCGTCGGAAAATACACTGGCATCTCCCGTCGTTTTCCAGTAATGATAAGCCAGACGGATAGGATAGCAGAGCGAGTCGATTTCCCATTTGCGTTCATGCAGTTCGGGCTTCATGGCGGTGAGGTCGCTCATCCATTCGCCGCCTTCGGAGTTCATATTGAAAGCATTGGCGTACGGGTCGATGTTGATACACTTGAACTGGCGGTTGATGACGCCGGCAAGCATCTTTTTCAGTTCCGGGTCTTTGTTGGCGAGTTGCACATAAGGCCATACTTGTGCGCCGGAGTCGCGAAGCCACATGGCGTGAATGTCGCCTGTGTAAACAAACGTATCATCCTTGCCGTCGAAATGAACG
The DNA window shown above is from Bacteroides faecium and carries:
- a CDS encoding glycoside hydrolase family 125 protein → MNITKAFCLSMAFFGAANIQAMENSDFIIQQDNTKVNNYQTNRPEAAKRLFVSQAVEQQIAHIKQLLTNARLAWMFENCFPNTLDTTVHFDGKDDTFVYTGDIHAMWLRDSGAQVWPYVQLANKDPELKKMLAGVINRQFKCINIDPYANAFNMNSEGGEWMSDLTAMKPELHERKWEIDSLCYPIRLAYHYWKTTGDASVFSDEWLAAIANVLKTFKEQQRKDDAKGPYRFQRKTERALDTMTNDGWGNPVKPVGLIASAFRPSDDATTFQFLVPSNFFAVTSLRKAAEILTTVNKKPDLAKQCTVLADEVEKALKKYAVYNHPKYGKIYAFEVDGFGNQLLMDDANVPSLIALPYLGDVKVTDPIYQNTRKFVWSEDNPYFFKGTAGEGIGGPHIGYDMIWPMSIMMKAFTSQNDAEIKTCIKMLMDTDAGTGFMHESFHKNDPKNFTRSWFAWQNTLFGELILKLVNEGKVDLLNSIR